In one Mauremys mutica isolate MM-2020 ecotype Southern chromosome 3, ASM2049712v1, whole genome shotgun sequence genomic region, the following are encoded:
- the LOC123367357 gene encoding 40S ribosomal protein S3-like, with the protein MESGAKGCEVVVSSKLRGQPAKSMKFVDGLMIHSGDPVNYDVNTAVHHVLLRHGVLGIKVKIALPWDPSGKIGPQKPLPDHVSIVEPKEEILPTASISEQKGGKPEEPAMLQPVPNA; encoded by the coding sequence ATGGAGAGTGGTGCTAAGGGTTGTGAGGTAGTGGTGTCCAGTAAACTCAGAGGCCAGCCAGCCAAGTCGATGAAGTTTGTGGATGGCCTGATGATTCACAGTGGAGACCCTGTAAACTACGATGTCAATACAGCTGTGCACCACGTCCTCCTCAGGCACGGTGTGCTGGGTATTAAAGTAAAGATTGCGTTGCCTTGGGACCCAAGTGGGAAGATTGGACCCCAGAAACCCCTGCCAGACCATGTCAGCATTGTCGAGCCCAAGGAAGAGATCTTACCCACCGCATCCATCTCAGAGCAGAAAGGTGGCAAACCAGAAGAGCCAGCCATGCTTCAGCCGGTTCCCAATGCATAA